The sequence GCGCACACCGGCGACGTCATCGAGAACGACTACTACGACCCGCTGGCCAAGAACCCGGACGGCTCGCTGAAGCGGCCCGGTCTGCACGAGCAGGTCGAGAAGGAGCTCGCCACCGCCTCGGGCTTCCAGAAGATCCTCGACGACAACGGCGTCGTCAACCAGGTCATCGCGGGCAACCACGACGACCAGTTGGGCGCCGAGACGGGCCCCACGTCCCGGTTCAGCCGGACCTTTAGTGCCGACCGGTACTACGGGACGGCGAAGGGCTGGCCGAAGGGCACCGAATACCACGCGTGGGACGAGGTGACCAACGCCGACGGGTCCGTCACGCCGGGCAAGGACAACCAGAACAACTACCTGCTCTTCTCCGCCGGTGGCCTGGACTTCGTCGCGGTCGGCCTGTCGTACGGCGTCACGCCGGCTGAGGCCAAGTGGGCTGACTCGATCTTCAAGCGGTACCGGGACCGCAACGGGATCCTGCTCTCTCACGACTACCTGAAGCCGTCGGCCAACCCCGACGGTCGCGGGGCGGACTTCTCCGCACCGGACGGCTCGCCGCTCTTCAAGCAGGTCGTCGAGGTCAACCCGAACGTCTTCCTGGTCCTCGCCGGACACGAACACGGCGTCGGCACCAACCTGAAGTCGAAGATCGGCGTCACGGTCAGCCACGACGTCGTGGAGCTGCTCGCGGACTACCAGTTCTACACGGTCACCGCCGCTGAGCTGTGGCCGACGCGGGTCGCTCCGGACGGCACCATCGACGTCAACGGCGACGGCACCCCGGACCACAAGGCCACCGACCGGCTGCAGTTCGGCGCGAGCTTCCTGCGCCTGCTCCAGTTCGACGTGGACCGGGCCGAGATGCACATCGACACGTACTCGCCGTTCCTCAAGAACTTCGGAGCGACCGAGTACGACATCCGCCAGGACGGCAGCCAGTCGAAGCCGCGGTACAACGGCTCGGAGGACAACCTGACGCTGCCGGTGGACCTCAGCACCCGCAAGACGTCGTTCACCACCGACTCGCTCGCCGCGTACGTGCCGTCCGGCACGATCGGCACCGACGAGGTGACCTCGAACGGCGTCGCCACCACGACCTGGGGCAAGCTCCTGCCGGGCACCTCGTACGGCTGGATCGTCTCCGCGAAGAGCGCCGACGGCGGCGAGGCGGTGGCCCAGCCGGCCGTGTTCGCGATCGCCAAGCAGGTCCCGACGATGACCGTCACCGCAGCCCCGACCACCTGGGGCAGCGCGGCGACGGTGACCGTGCGGGTCGCGGCCGGCAGTACGCCGGTCACCGGCACGGTGGAGCTGCGCGAGGGTACGACCGTCCGCGGCTCGACCACTGTGACCAACGGGACCGCGACGTTCACCCTCCCGGTGGGCCTCGCGGGCGGTCAGCACACGCTGTCCGCGTCGTACGCGGGCGACGACCACCTCACTTCGGTGCAGGCCACTGCCGTCCTGACGGTGAACCTGCCGGCCGAGTGGAGTTCGTCGACCGTCTACAACGACGGGGGCCGGGTCACCTACCAGGGCCGGGTCTTCCGGGCCTCCTGGTACACGAAGAACCAGAAGCCGGGCGCCGATGCCAACGGCGCGTGGCAGGAACTCGCCATGACCGAGGACGGTACGGCGATCTGGACCGCGTCGCGGATCTTCAACTCGGGTGACGTCGCGATGTACGACGGCCGGAAGTGGCGGGCCCAGTGGTACACCCGCAACCAGAAGCCGGGTGACCGCAACGGCTCCTGGGAGGAGATCGCCCCGACCCCACCGGACAACAGCCCGGCGGCTTGGACGCTCACGAAGGTCTACAACGCCGGTGACCGGGTGTCCTTCAAGGGTCACGTGTACGAGGCGAAGTGGTGGACGCGCGGCCAGGAGCCCGGGGACAGGAACGGCCCCTGGAAGCTGATCAAGTAGGGCAGGTTCGCGTAAGGCCGGCCCGGGACCGCTTCTGGTCCCGGGCCGGTGCGCGTCTCGTCACCCGTCCGGTGGAGCGCACACGTTCCGCCGTCTCTCACGTTTTCCTGCCTCCTAGGCTGCGCCGAAGGCCGATATGGGGGGCGGAGGGCGATTGTGGTGTCGAGGCGTACACGTCGAATGATGGTGTCGGCAGTGGCCAGTGGTCTGTTCGCCCTCGGTGTGGTCGCGCCCGGCCCGGCGGCGGCACCGCTGCCCCGCGCGGCCCAGGCCGACGGCCCCACAGTTCCCGAACCGCGCGAGCCGCGCCCACCGCTGCTCCCCGCCGACTTCCAGGGCACCGGCCGGTACATCGTGCGGGACCTCGGCATCGATGTGCCGTTCTCGTGGCAGGGCCGGGACGGCAACAGCCAGATGACCGCCGGCGGCCCGGACCACCCCATCTGGTTCACGAACCTGATCTACGAGAACACGCTCTACACGCTCACCTACAGGTGGCCGAACATCCCGCTGTTCCCGCCCCGCGCGTGCAGCAAGATCCCGGGGTTCTTCAACCGGCAGATCTTCAACGACAAGCTGAAGACCGCCCGCTACGTGGGGCCGGAGATCCTCCAGGGTGACCAGGACCGGCACGTCGACCACTGGCGGGTCGGGGTGGTCGGCGGCTCCACTGTGCCGGGGGAGTTCTTCCGGTTTCCGCTCGCGCTCGGCGACATCTACGTCGACCAGCACGACCCGACCCGGTGGTGGCAGGTGTTGCAGTTCGGCCTGCAGAACCTCTTCGACCCGGAACTGGACGAGTGGTTCACCATGGACACCTTCGACCACCGCCCCGGCGAGGTCACCCTCCCCGACCGCTGCCCGCCCCCCACGTCGTGACCCATCGACAGGCAGGGTCAGGTTTGGGCCGAGCCCGGTTAGAGGGCGAACAGCAGTGCGGCGTTCAGGAGGACGACGAGGGCGGTGGCGAAGTGGATGCCGAAGGCGACGGCCTTCGTTCCGCCGTTCCGCAGCACGATGAGGGTGTCGCCCAGTGGGACGAGCGCGACGACAAGCATGAACCACGCGACCGCGTCGGCGGTCGTGAAGGCGATCAGGGCGAGGCCGAGCAGGCCGAAGGTGAGGTCTTTCAGCCCTTTGACCGTCAGGTAGGCGGGGTCACCGTCCGGGCGGGCCGGCACGCCGTATCCGGCGGCCGCGGCCTGGGGCACCAGCAGGAACCGCGCGCCGATGAAGGCGACAAAGAGGCTGAGTACGACGGCGAGCCCGTAGGCGAGGGGTGCCAGCATGAGTCTGCTCCAATTCCTAGCGCTGCTAGATATGAGAGCGACGCTAGCAGAGCGCCGACAGGAACGCTAGCGCTGCTAGGGTTGCTGTCATGTCGACACAGGGGCGCCGGGAGCGCGAGCGGGCGGAACGGGAGCAGGCGATCATCACCGCGGCACGCGACCTGGCCCTGGCGGAAGGCTGGGACGCGGTGACCACCCGCCGACTCGCCGCCGAGATCGAGTACAGCCAGCCCGTCCTCTACAGCCACTTCAAGGGCAAGGACGCCATCATGGCGGCGGTAGCCGTCGAGGGCTTCGCCGAGCTGGCCGACGCCCTGGCCACGGCCCGGGCCTCGGCCGCCACTCCCCGGCAGGCGGTCGCCGACGTCGCGGCGGCATACGTCGCGTTCGCCCAGCAACGTCCCGCGATCTACGACGCGATGTTCACCCTCGCCGTGGACCTGCCGTTCGCCACCCAGGCCGTCCCGACGGACCTGGCCCGAGGCTTCGCCGAACTGGCCGAGACGGTGCGCCCAGTGGCGGGGGACGACGACCTGGAGACGCTCACCGAGACGTTCTGGAGCGGCCTGCACGGGCTGGTCACGCTGATGCGCAGCGGCCGGCTCCGCCGCCCCGGCCACGACCGCCGGCTGGCGGTGCTGGTGGACCGCTTCTCCCCGTGAGCGTCGCCGGTCAGGGCTGACTCGGTCGCCGCGTGCACGGCGCGAGGTGGTCGACCGGCAGGGCGCACCGCGCGCCGCCGGGCAGTGGCCGATCACAGAAGACCCAATGTCGTACGCCCTGCTGGTCCTCCGCAGAGACGGTCACCCCGCCCGGCTCGACCCGCGCGCTGAGCCGGACCAACACCCGAGCGGCGGTACGCGCGAAGATCCGGGCGCGCAGCAGGTCCGGCGCGGTGATCGGCAGGTGGATCACCCAGCGGTCGCTCATCGGTGGCGGCACTGTTCGAGGAGCTGCCAGGGCTGCGGCGACTCTTCCCGCCTTCTCGTCTGGTTGCGCACGTGGCTGCCCTTCGTCGGATGGGATCGACGTGCAGGGGCGGTCTCCGCCGGTTGCGTTCGGCGGAGACCGCCCGCCCGGGGCCGTCCGGGGGGGTACGGCAGCAGGGCCGCGCCGGTAGAGCGCGGCGGATGGGGTCTCGACGGTTCGGATCTCGGCGGCGATGCGAGGCCGGTACGAGAGGCGCCAACCGACCGCAGCAGCACCGCATCACCGAGAGCGACGCTACCGATACTGAGTCACCTATGTCAAGCACGTTTCCGAGTCATCTACCCACCTACGTCACTCGCGCTACATACGTTGCCTGCGTCGAAGCGGCTGATCAATACTGGGCGAGCCAACCGACTGCAAGGGGCTCCACGTGCCTATCCCGCCCACGATGGACGAGCTGCTCGACGATCTTCTGAAGAAGATCAAGGACGGGACCTATCCGCCGGGGTCACAGCTTCCGTCCGGGCGCGTGCTGGCGGACGAATACGACGTCTCGCAGTCCACGATCAGCCGTGCGGTGGCGAAGCTGCGGCAACAGGACGTGCTCGTCGGGCGTCCGGGGCGCGGGGTCTTCGTCGCGGAGTCCCGCAAGCGCTGACGCTCGCTCCCTGCCCGGAGCGCGGTGCCCGGGGCGTGTGGAGCGCGTTGCACGAGGCGTGAGTTGCCTGGCGTTGCCGGTGGCCGTCGTCCAGGCCGGACGGTTGACTCGTCTACGACATCAGCTCGATAGCGAGCGCGAGAGACACCCGCTCCCGCCCCGCACCCGCGTCCACCGCGCTGATCGACTCGGCTTTCAGGAAGCCGGGGCATCAGAGCGTCCGGGACACCGCGACTTCCTGGAAACCGAGTCGATCAAGGCCGCGCGCGGTCAGTCGACGGTCGGCAGCTTCGGGCCGAGGACGTCGTCGGCGTCGACGATCGTGTACGCGTACCCCTGCTCGGCGAGGAAGCGCTGGCGGTGCGCGGCGTACTCCGTGTCGATGGTGTCCCGGGACACCACTGTGTAGAAGTGCGCCTGCCGGCCGTCGGCCTTCGGGCGCAACACCCGACCGAGCCGCTGCGCCTCCTCCTGGCGTGACCCGAACGTCCCGGACACCTGGATCGCCACCGCCGCCTCCGGCAGGTCGATCGAGAAGTTGCCGACCTTCGAGATGACCAAGGTGCGCAACTCGCCGGACCGGAACGCGTCGAAGAGCCGCTCCCGCTCCTTGTTGGTGGTCGACCCCTGGATGATCGGCGCGTCGAGGTACTCGCCGAGCTGGTGCAGCTGGTCGATGTACGCGCCGATCACCAGCACCTGGTCGTCCGGGTGCCTGTCGACAAGCGCCTTGACCACCGGCAGCTTGGTGCGGGCGGTCGCCGCCATCCGGTAACGCTCCTCGGCCTCCGCCGTCGCGTACGACATCCGCTCCGCGTCGGTCAGGGTCACCCGGACCTCGGTGCACTCGGCCGGGGCGATCCAACCCTGCGACTCGATGTCCTTCCACGGCGCGTCGTACCGCTTCGGCCCGATGAGGCTGAACACGTCACCCTCACGGCCGTCCTCGCGTACCAGGGTCGCAGTCAGGCCCAGCCGGCGGCGGGCCTGGAGGTCCGCGGTGAACCGGAAGATCGGCGCGGGCAGCAGGTGCACCTCGTCGTAGACGACCAGGCCCCAGTCGCGGGCCCCGAAGAGGTCCAGGTGGGTGAACGCGCCGCCGCGCCGCGAGGTGAGCACCTGGTACGTGGCGATGGTGACCGGGCGGATCTCCTTGCGCTCGCCCGAGTACTCGCCGATCTCCTCCTCGGTCAGCGACGTACGGGCGATCAGCTCCCGCTTCCACTGCCGGCCGGCGACCGTGTTGGTGACCAGGATCAGTGTGGTCGCCTTCGCCTCGGCCATCGCCGCCGCGCCGACGAGGGTCTTGCCCGCGCCGCAGGGCAGCACCACCACCCCCGACCCGCCGGCCCAGAACGCCTCGACGGCTTCCCGCTGGTACGAGCGCAGCGTCCACGGCTTACGCCCGTCCTTGCCGGCCTCGGCCAGCTCGATCGGGTGCGCCTCACCGTCGACGTAACCGGCCAGGTCCTCCGCCGGCCAGCCCAGCTTGAGCAGCGCCTGCTTGAGCCGGCCGCGCTCGGACGGGTGCACCCGGATGGTGTCGTCGTCGATCTTGTCGCCGAGCATCCCGGCGAGCTTCTTGCTCTTGGCCACCTCGATCAGCACCAGCCGGTCCAGTGCGCGCAGCACCAGCCCGTACGCCGGGTCGTTGGCGAGCTGGAGCCGGCCGTACCGGTCCATCGTCTCGGCCACGTCCACCAGCAGCGCGTGCGGCACCGGGTAGCGGGAGTACTTGAGCAGCGAATCCACGACACCCTCGGCGTCGTGGCCCGCCGCGCGGGCGTTCCACAGACCCAGCGGGGTCAGGCGATAGGTGTGCACGTGCTCCGGCGAGCGTTCCAGCTCAGCGAACGGCGCGATCGCCATCCGGCAGGCCTGCGCGTCGGGGTGGTCGATCTCCAGCAGCAGGGTCTTGTCCGACTGCACGATCAGTGGTCCACCGCTCACGCCAGCGTCCTCTCCTCGGTTGGCCGACCGGCCATAACGGGTCGCATACCCGCCGCTGGCCGACCATCCAGTGTTGCACGATGCGGGACTGCGGAAGAAAGATGCTCACCGGGCGCAACCGTGATGGCACTCACGAACGTCTAGTAAAGGGACGACTGTCTGGGGAGGTCCCATGAAGCATGTCCGGATCACTTCCCGGCTGGTCGCCCTTGGGGTGGTCGTGCTGGTCGGCGCGGGTGCGTGCGCGTTCGAACCGCAGTCCGGCGGGAGTGGTGGCGGGGGAGCCGCCCCAGCCGGTGCGGCGGAACAGGCAACGGGGGCGAGCGACACGCCCGGGCCCGACCAGCGCGGCCGGCCCACGCCGGCCGCGCCCACCCCGAAACCCACCCGGAAACCCACGCCGAAGCCGACCCGCCCGGCACCCACGAAAACCCCCGGCACCGGTACGCCCACCGTCGCCGGCTGCCCCCAGGGTCAGCACCAGCGCGCGGTGGAGACCCACCTGGCCCGGTTGGGTGGGTTCGGGGCGGTGACAGTGGACGGCCGGCAGTCCGCCGCCGACTGCGCCGCGATCAAGAAGTTCCAGAAGAGGTACGGCATTCGCCCCGTCGAGGGCCGCGCCGGACCGACCACCCTCGACGTGGCCCAGCGCCTCGCCACCACCGACACGGCCCGGTGCAAGGCCGGCACCGGCACCACGTTCTGCGTCGACCTGACCCGGCAGACCGTCTGGGCGCTCCGCGGCGGCAAGGTGATCATGGCGCCGACGGTGACCCGCACCGGCATGTCCGGCTACCGCACCCCGGCCGGCACGTACACCGTCAACTACCGCAACCCCAAGGAGTGGTCCGACCCGTACGAGGTGTGGCTGCCGTACTGGCAGCACTTCACCCAGGGGATGGGCTTCCACGAGACCACCACCTACCTGCACGAGAAGTCGATCGGCTCGCACGGGTGCGTCAACCTCCTGCACGCCGACGCCGTCCGGATGTGGGAACTCGGCAAGGTCGGCACCCGGGTGGTGCTGATCGGTCGACGCCCCGGCACCTGAGCGACACGCAGCGAATCGGGGCGATAACCCCCTGTCCGACCGGACCAACGAGTGTCACCCTTGGAGTCCAGGGCCGGACCGGGCGGGGAGGCTGGGTATGACGGTCGACCGTGACGTGATCGCGGAGCACGAGCAAGCACCACCCGACGAGGTGTCCCGAGCGACCGTGATCGCGTACGCCGTCGCGGCGACGCTCCTCCTCGGCTGGTTCCTCTTCGGTTGGCTGGTGCTCCAGCAGGGCTTCGTCGACTCGGTCGGGGAGTCCGCCGGCGCCGGCTTCGCGCTGCTGCTGATCATCTCGGTGGTCGGCACCGTACGCCGCAGCCGCAGCCGCCGCTGACCGACAGCGCCCGCGCGGTGGCGCCGCCGGTCAGTCCGCCACCACCGCCGCGGTGATCCGGTGCAGCGCGAACGTGTGCAGCATCTCGGTCCGTTCGTCCTCGGCCCGCAGATAGCCGGCACCGATGGACACCGGCTTGAGCAGGCGTGACGCGGTAGCCCCGTGCGCGTCGACGTAACCCACCCAGACCAGCGCCTTGTCCCGGACCGCCTGCTGGAGCACCGCCAGGGCCTCGCTGTGGGTGTGCGCCGGCACCGGGCCGCCGCCCAGCCCTGGCGCTCCGCCGCGTACCACCGCCGGTGCCCGCCGGGCGGCCCGCGCCGCCGCGTCACCCCGCCGGATGTGCTCCACGACGCCGAGCAGCCGGGGCATGGGCAGCTTCGGGGCGGCCAGCGGATCGAGCGTCCGGGTGGTCACCGTCCCCCGGGCCGGTGCCCGCCGGATTCGCGGCCGGGCCAGCACCGTGCTGCCGGTGCCGTCCTCCTGCACCGGTGCGTACCCCGCGTCGCGGAGCGCGCCCAGCAACCGACCAACCTGGTACTGGGTACACAGCACCGTCGGCGCGAGCCGGCGCAGCGCCAACGACTCCAACCGCCGGTCGGCCAGCACCTCGCTGATCAGAGTCTCGTCGTCGCTGCGCAGGTACGCCCCGGCCAGGCCGACCCGCAACCCGCCATGCTTACGGGCCACGTCGTCGATCAGG comes from Micromonospora vinacea and encodes:
- a CDS encoding DUF4267 domain-containing protein; this translates as MLAPLAYGLAVVLSLFVAFIGARFLLVPQAAAAGYGVPARPDGDPAYLTVKGLKDLTFGLLGLALIAFTTADAVAWFMLVVALVPLGDTLIVLRNGGTKAVAFGIHFATALVVLLNAALLFAL
- a CDS encoding TetR/AcrR family transcriptional regulator — its product is MSTQGRRERERAEREQAIITAARDLALAEGWDAVTTRRLAAEIEYSQPVLYSHFKGKDAIMAAVAVEGFAELADALATARASAATPRQAVADVAAAYVAFAQQRPAIYDAMFTLAVDLPFATQAVPTDLARGFAELAETVRPVAGDDDLETLTETFWSGLHGLVTLMRSGRLRRPGHDRRLAVLVDRFSP
- a CDS encoding GntR family transcriptional regulator, with protein sequence MDELLDDLLKKIKDGTYPPGSQLPSGRVLADEYDVSQSTISRAVAKLRQQDVLVGRPGRGVFVAESRKR
- a CDS encoding DNA repair helicase XPB codes for the protein MSGGPLIVQSDKTLLLEIDHPDAQACRMAIAPFAELERSPEHVHTYRLTPLGLWNARAAGHDAEGVVDSLLKYSRYPVPHALLVDVAETMDRYGRLQLANDPAYGLVLRALDRLVLIEVAKSKKLAGMLGDKIDDDTIRVHPSERGRLKQALLKLGWPAEDLAGYVDGEAHPIELAEAGKDGRKPWTLRSYQREAVEAFWAGGSGVVVLPCGAGKTLVGAAAMAEAKATTLILVTNTVAGRQWKRELIARTSLTEEEIGEYSGERKEIRPVTIATYQVLTSRRGGAFTHLDLFGARDWGLVVYDEVHLLPAPIFRFTADLQARRRLGLTATLVREDGREGDVFSLIGPKRYDAPWKDIESQGWIAPAECTEVRVTLTDAERMSYATAEAEERYRMAATARTKLPVVKALVDRHPDDQVLVIGAYIDQLHQLGEYLDAPIIQGSTTNKERERLFDAFRSGELRTLVISKVGNFSIDLPEAAVAIQVSGTFGSRQEEAQRLGRVLRPKADGRQAHFYTVVSRDTIDTEYAAHRQRFLAEQGYAYTIVDADDVLGPKLPTVD
- a CDS encoding L,D-transpeptidase family protein, translated to MKHVRITSRLVALGVVVLVGAGACAFEPQSGGSGGGGAAPAGAAEQATGASDTPGPDQRGRPTPAAPTPKPTRKPTPKPTRPAPTKTPGTGTPTVAGCPQGQHQRAVETHLARLGGFGAVTVDGRQSAADCAAIKKFQKRYGIRPVEGRAGPTTLDVAQRLATTDTARCKAGTGTTFCVDLTRQTVWALRGGKVIMAPTVTRTGMSGYRTPAGTYTVNYRNPKEWSDPYEVWLPYWQHFTQGMGFHETTTYLHEKSIGSHGCVNLLHADAVRMWELGKVGTRVVLIGRRPGT